In Trichoderma asperellum chromosome 1, complete sequence, a single window of DNA contains:
- a CDS encoding uncharacterized protein (EggNog:ENOG41): MSNLFSGIKAQIRGTSAKAGNPVKSPTASEASAHAQAQAQAHAQAQAAASSRSAAAADHHPSISSVSSSAAPKVSLPESLSFAKSIDAVVPTPLDIPRPLPLWLNTACAKHIVKGNFMTLSARPKTVEHGEWVAHQVVEHYRNLWNFVRVVHEKEDDGTSICNPMTCPKMSAGKNHSYTWLNKNHEPVELPAFEYMSLMQRWMSGKIDDPALFPTDPDTVSFATHPDYTSTAIQQLSGADDWFGGRSGFPKQMSSTCQLIFRQIFRVYAHLYWDHFVEPFYHLNLEKQLNSCFSHFLLTATTLDMLQPTELEPMQYLIDLWAADGTFPPESKPYSYANIERGRYIQSLSTGA; this comes from the exons ATGTCCAACCTCTTCTCTGGAAT AAAGGCCCAGATTCGGGGAACCTCTGCCAAGGCAGGGAATCCCGTCAAGAGCCCGACCGCGTCGGAGGCTTCAGCTCACGCccaagcacaagcacaagcccaTGCTCAAGCacaagctgctgcctctTCCCGGTCTGCAGCCGCCGCGGACCACCATCCGTCAATCAGCTCTGTGTCCAGCTCAGCAGCGCCCAAAGTGTCTCTTCCCGAGTCCCTGTCCTTTGCAAAGTCAATAGACGCTGTGGTTCCAACGCCCCTCGACATCCCCCGGCCGCTACCGCTATGGCTCAACACAGCCTGCGCCAAACACATTGTCAAGGGAAATTTCATGACGCTGAGTGCTCGGCCAAAGACGGTTGAGCATGGCGAGTGGGTAGCACACCAGG TGGTCGAGCACTATCGTAACCTATGGAACTTTGTCCGAGTCGTTCACGAAAAGGAAGACGACGGCACCAGCATTTGCAATCCCATGACATGCCCCAAGATGTCTGCCGGCAA GAACCACTCCTATACCTGGCTCAACAAAAACCACGAGCCGGTGGAGCTGCCCGCCTTCGAGTACATGAGTCTCATGCAGCGGTGGATGTCTGGCAAGATTGACGACCCTGCCCTATTCCCTACCGACCCAGATACAGTGTCGTTTGCTACCCATCCAGACTACACCAGCACCGCCATCCAGCAACTCAGCGGCGCCGACGACTGGTTTGGAGGCAGAAGCGGTTTCCCCAAGCAAATGTCCAGTACCTGCCAGCTCATCTTCCGCCAGATCTTCCGCGTCTACGCTCACCTCTACTGGGATCACTTCGTCGAGCCTTTCTATCACCTCAACCTAGAGAAGCAGCTCAACAGCTGCTTTAGCCATTTCCTCCTAACCGCAACGACGCTCGACATGCTGCAGCCCACAGAGCTGGAGCCCATGCAGTACCTCATTGACCTTTGGGCGGCCGACGGCACTTTCCCTCCGGAATCCAAGCCCTATTCCTACGCCAACATCGAGCGCGGCCGATACATCCAGAGTCTCAGCACTGGAGCTTGA